In Holophagales bacterium, one DNA window encodes the following:
- the tilS gene encoding tRNA lysidine(34) synthetase TilS, whose translation MIPASSRVLSELDTALAGCALAAPGARLLVSFSGGPDSLALLAGLAHLAPTRRVEIVAFHLDHALDSGSCARAERAGRLAATLDVDCTIRRRSVADERRGGESLEQAARRVRYAELAACRVASGASLAVTAHHLDDQVETLLLRWLAGSHWPGLAGIAPLQGQILRPLLRLRRRELRAALAEWTGPSGDLEPIDDPSNADRRLARNRIRLLLLPHLVASEPDLVEAASHLAATAWRARGALARHLAPALEPEGVPLDWWLSLPEPVQREALRLVADRGAGGPGLRSTVWSEIRRQAARGAGSRWSCDAGEGRRFVAARGRLRLEGGPESPREFSYTVAVPGFVEIPEVKGRLRIRPVEPGESLTPRRSPGLSSTPLRVAAETVPPSAAWSVRSRRPGDRLRPEGAPGRRKLKDLLIDRKIPRAERDHLPLLCRGTEVVWVPGVSVAAGWRPRPGEPAWIAEWERS comes from the coding sequence ATGATCCCCGCGTCGTCCCGAGTCCTTTCCGAGCTCGACACCGCGCTCGCCGGGTGCGCCCTCGCCGCTCCGGGCGCCCGGCTGCTCGTCTCCTTCTCCGGCGGCCCCGACTCTCTCGCGCTGCTCGCCGGGCTCGCTCACCTCGCCCCGACCCGGCGCGTCGAGATCGTCGCCTTTCATCTCGATCACGCTCTCGACTCCGGTTCGTGCGCTCGCGCCGAGCGCGCCGGTCGACTCGCCGCGACCCTCGACGTCGACTGCACGATCCGCCGCCGGTCGGTCGCCGACGAACGGCGCGGCGGCGAGAGCCTCGAGCAGGCGGCGCGGAGGGTCCGCTATGCCGAGCTCGCTGCTTGCCGGGTGGCGAGCGGCGCGTCGCTCGCGGTCACCGCTCATCATCTCGACGACCAGGTCGAGACGCTGCTGCTGCGATGGCTGGCCGGATCGCACTGGCCCGGGCTGGCCGGCATCGCGCCGCTCCAGGGGCAGATCCTGCGGCCGCTTCTCCGGCTGCGCCGCCGCGAGCTTCGCGCCGCCCTCGCCGAGTGGACCGGGCCGTCGGGCGACCTCGAACCGATCGACGATCCGTCGAATGCCGACCGCCGGCTGGCGCGCAATCGCATCCGCCTGCTCCTGCTTCCCCACCTCGTGGCCAGCGAGCCGGACTTGGTCGAGGCGGCGTCGCACCTCGCCGCCACCGCCTGGCGCGCGCGCGGCGCGCTCGCCCGTCATCTCGCACCGGCTCTGGAGCCGGAGGGCGTCCCCCTCGACTGGTGGCTTTCCCTGCCGGAGCCGGTGCAGCGCGAGGCGCTGCGCCTTGTTGCCGATCGCGGCGCGGGCGGTCCGGGGCTCCGCTCGACGGTGTGGTCCGAGATCCGACGGCAGGCCGCTCGCGGCGCCGGCTCGCGCTGGTCCTGCGACGCCGGCGAAGGTCGTCGTTTCGTGGCCGCGCGAGGGCGCCTGCGGCTCGAAGGAGGACCGGAATCGCCTCGGGAGTTCTCGTATACTGTCGCTGTGCCCGGATTTGTCGAGATTCCGGAAGTGAAGGGTCGCCTCCGAATCCGGCCGGTCGAGCCCGGCGAGAGCCTGACGCCCCGGCGTTCGCCCGGCCTGAGCTCGACCCCTCTTCGTGTCGCCGCCGAAACGGTGCCACCGTCCGCCGCGTGGTCGGTCCGCAGCCGTCGGCCCGGCGATCGCTTGCGCCCGGAGGGGGCCCCCGGACGGCGCAAGCTCAAGGATCTTCTGATCGACCGCAAAATCCCTCGCGCCGAGCGCGACCACTTGCCGCTCCTCTGCCGTGGCACGGAGGTCGTCTGGGTGCCCGGGGTGAGCGTGGCCGCAGGCTGGCGTCCCCGTCCGGGCGAACCGGCGTGGATCGCAGAATGGGAGAGGTCATGA
- a CDS encoding superoxide dismutase produces MHELPKLPYAFDALEPHLDARTMEIHHDKHHQAYVDNLNKALASAPELAGKSVDDLMRGFDAVPEAIRGAVRNHGGGHANHSLFWEVMGPDGGGAPTGELAAAIDKAFGTFTALQEKLTNAAAGQFGSGWGWLVVSGGNLEVIARPNQDSPLAEGKTPILGVDVWEHAYYLKYQNRRADYLKAWWNVVRWSAVADRYRAARG; encoded by the coding sequence ATGCACGAACTACCCAAGCTGCCTTACGCCTTCGACGCACTCGAGCCGCACCTCGATGCTCGCACGATGGAGATTCACCACGACAAGCACCATCAGGCCTATGTCGACAACTTGAACAAGGCCCTCGCCTCCGCTCCGGAGCTCGCCGGCAAGAGCGTCGACGACCTGATGCGCGGCTTCGACGCAGTGCCCGAGGCCATTCGCGGCGCCGTGCGCAATCACGGGGGCGGCCATGCGAATCACAGCCTCTTCTGGGAAGTCATGGGTCCCGATGGCGGCGGCGCGCCGACCGGCGAGTTGGCAGCGGCGATCGACAAGGCGTTCGGCACCTTCACTGCCCTGCAGGAGAAGCTGACCAACGCGGCGGCCGGCCAGTTCGGCTCGGGCTGGGGCTGGCTGGTGGTGAGCGGAGGGAACCTCGAGGTGATCGCGCGTCCCAACCAGGACAGTCCCTTGGCCGAAGGCAAGACGCCGATTCTCGGCGTCGACGTCTGGGAGCACGCCTACTACCTCAAGTACCAGAACCGGCGTGCTGACTACCTCAAGGCTTGGTGGAACGTCGTGCGCTGGAGCGCCGTCGCCGATCGCTACCGCGCGGCCCGCGGCTGA
- the rpmG gene encoding 50S ribosomal protein L33 codes for MRDNIKLVSSAGTGYFYTTTKNKKTTTEKIKMKKYDPVVRKHVEFVEEKLR; via the coding sequence ATGCGCGACAACATCAAGCTCGTCTCCTCGGCCGGAACCGGCTACTTCTACACCACGACGAAGAACAAGAAGACGACGACCGAGAAGATCAAGATGAAGAAGTACGATCCGGTCGTTCGCAAGCACGTCGAGTTCGTCGAAGAGAAGCTCCGCTGA
- a CDS encoding amidohydrolase family protein — translation MIAESSGSLLFQGATLLCLDEPARVLPGWDLGVRGGRIVEMAPRIDPEGYGETLALAGHWVLPGLVQGHVHLGQTFFRGLAEERRLLAWLRERIWPLEAAHDDESAYWCGLLGAAECLLTGTTTVQDIGIGPGAAGLLAAIADSGLRGFAGLCLMDVGDGLPDALCQETARALDDAIRLGERLERATGGRVRPVLNPRFILSCSDALWRGLREVAARRGWPVHTHALEQREEGAAVRALKAGRDEIDYFDDEGLLDLDLRLAHGVWLEGSHLSRIARRRVSVVHCPSSNLKLASGIADVVEIRRRGVPVGLGCDGAACSNRLDALAEARLAALLQRPRHGPRELTGVDALRLVTSEGAKALGLDREVGSLEVGKRADLLVLRPGHPELWSAPEADPHDVVVFGAGAGAVRHVAVEGELLVRDGVLTRLHLETILSRASTAWRDLASRARRQGLELSAAAPFLG, via the coding sequence GTGATCGCCGAGTCATCGGGCTCCCTGCTCTTCCAGGGGGCGACGTTGTTGTGCCTCGACGAACCGGCGCGGGTGCTGCCGGGTTGGGATCTCGGCGTTCGCGGCGGCCGGATCGTCGAGATGGCACCACGGATCGACCCGGAAGGCTATGGCGAGACGCTCGCCCTCGCCGGTCACTGGGTGCTCCCGGGTCTGGTCCAGGGGCACGTCCACCTCGGGCAGACCTTCTTCCGTGGCCTCGCCGAGGAGCGGCGTCTGCTCGCCTGGTTGCGCGAGCGCATCTGGCCGCTCGAGGCGGCGCACGACGACGAGTCGGCTTACTGGTGCGGCCTGCTCGGCGCAGCCGAGTGTCTGCTCACCGGCACGACGACGGTCCAGGACATCGGAATCGGCCCCGGGGCCGCGGGCCTGCTCGCGGCGATCGCCGACTCCGGGTTGCGAGGTTTCGCCGGGCTCTGCCTGATGGACGTCGGCGACGGACTTCCCGACGCGCTCTGCCAGGAGACAGCGCGCGCCCTCGACGACGCGATCCGCCTCGGCGAACGGCTCGAGCGGGCGACCGGCGGGCGGGTACGACCGGTGCTGAACCCCCGTTTCATCCTCTCCTGCTCCGATGCCCTTTGGCGCGGGTTGCGCGAGGTGGCCGCCCGGCGCGGTTGGCCGGTGCACACCCATGCGCTCGAGCAGCGCGAGGAGGGGGCCGCCGTCCGCGCCCTCAAGGCCGGGCGCGACGAGATCGATTACTTCGACGACGAAGGGCTTCTCGACCTCGATCTCCGGCTGGCGCACGGCGTCTGGCTCGAGGGGTCGCACCTGTCGAGAATCGCCCGGAGGCGGGTGAGTGTCGTTCACTGTCCGAGCTCGAACCTCAAGCTCGCCTCGGGCATCGCCGACGTCGTCGAGATCCGCCGGCGCGGCGTGCCGGTCGGTCTCGGCTGTGACGGCGCGGCCTGCAGCAACCGGCTCGACGCCCTCGCCGAAGCGCGTCTCGCCGCCCTGTTGCAGCGCCCGCGTCATGGGCCGCGGGAGCTCACCGGAGTCGACGCCCTGCGGCTCGTTACCTCCGAAGGGGCCAAGGCGCTGGGGCTCGATCGGGAGGTCGGCTCGCTCGAAGTGGGTAAGCGGGCCGACCTGCTGGTTCTCCGTCCCGGCCATCCGGAGCTCTGGTCGGCTCCCGAAGCGGACCCGCACGATGTCGTCGTCTTCGGTGCCGGGGCAGGCGCGGTGCGCCACGTCGCCGTCGAGGGCGAGCTGCTGGTGCGCGACGGAGTGCTGACCCGTCTCCACCTGGAGACGATCCTCTCCCGCGCCTCGACGGCGTGGCGCGATCTCGCCTCGCGGGCTCGCCGTCAGGGACTGGAGCTTTCGGCGGCGGCTCCTTTCCTCGGGTGA